Part of the Prosthecobacter sp. genome, CCTGGCGCGACCACTTCCAGCCTGACATCTGGTGATCACCCCACTGCTGGAAATCGAAGACAGCATTGCAGGCGAAGATTCCGAAGCCCATGAAGCCGCAGGCCGTGTCCGTATGCAGTTCGTGATCCTGCCAGCCGCCAGGCGGATGACTGCGTGCTGCCATCTTCAGCAGGTAGTGGCACAATTCGTGGGCCAGTGTGGCGACCAGCGCACTGGGTTTGTCGAGTTGTGCGTTCGAGTAGCCGATGGTCACACCCTCCTCGGTCTTGATGTAGAGCCCAGCAGGTCCGTTGGAACTCCACTCGCCGTCGAGACTATGCCGCCGTGCCACATTCTGTTCGCTGCCATCGGGAAACTGCCCCAGACGGCAAGGCCAGTCAGACATGCCCATCAGTGTTTTTACCATTTCGAAGGTCTTTTCGGCAAACGCATGATCCCGCGTCGGCTGGATCGACGCAAAGTCACGCGGCAGGGCTAGCCGGGTTCCTCTTATCGCTGAGAGCCCGCCGAAGTTTTCCAGCAACCAGTGCCAAGTGTTAAAATGTCGCCGAACCGCTTCGTCGTCGAAATGCATGGTGGATTGTTGGCTTGCACTGCTTGTTTCGCAAGTCTTCCAACATTAGCGCCGCAGCTCTTATCACCCCTCGACAACTATGCCTTTCTAAAGGGTTTCGAAGACTGCCCGGCTTGTCCGTCAATCGTGTTTTGTTTGCCAAAAGTGGCGTGGAAGCGCTTGTCGGATCGTGCATTCTCGATTTCATCTGCACACTTTCACCGTTCGCCGCAGCCATGCCACTTTCCGATCCATACGCCTTCCAGCTCGCCGGTTTCAGCGAGGGTGATGTCGAGGAAATCCTCGCCGATCTTGACTACCTGCACCGCAACTGCCCGTGGACGCACCGGCGTGATCAAATCGAGCGCATGATCGTCGAATCACCGGTGATCCTGCTCGATTTCCTGCGCAGTGTGAAGCCGGAGGTGGTGAGCAACGCGATGATTCCGCGCCGGGTGAAGGAAGCGGTGCTGCGGCCGAAGGCTGCTGTTTGAGTTGTTGCGCCAGCGCCGACTTCCGCCACATTCGGCCTCCCCCAAGCCCGGCCGTTGTGCGCCGGTCGGCGTAATTCTTTTCTCATGTTCAACTGGATCATCAAAAAAATCATCGGTACCAAGAACCAGCGCACCGTGCGCAAGCTCATGCCCGCCGTGGCCGAGATCAACCGGCACGAGGAGCAACTGCAACAGGAGCCTGAGGACGCGCTGCGCGAGCGCACACAGAAGTGGCAGGCCCAGTTCCGCGCTTTCCACACTCCGCCGTTCCTCGGCGGCGTCAGCCTGCGCATCGCGGACGAAGCCGCTGTGGATGCCTGCCTGGAGCAGGTGGAGCAGTACTTCGCCGCGCTGAAGCAGCATTTCCAGGCCCTGGAAGACGACTACATCGCCCAGGGCCGCTGGCGCACAGCGGCCTTGGATGAAAAGAAGACGCGCATCGACCGCGCACGCGAGGCATGGAACGCGATCCAGCCGGACTTCGCCGCCATCGAGCAGAAGATGCTCAATGACATCCTGCCCGAAGCCTACGCCGTGGTGAAAAACGCCGCCCGCCGCATGTGTGGTAGCGAGATCGTCGTCTGCGACCAGCCGCTGGGCTGGAACATGATTCACTTCGATGTGCAGCTCGTCGGCGGTGTGGCCCTGCATCGCGGCATGATCGCTGAAATGGCGACTGGGGAAGGGAAGACGCTCGTCGGCACGCTGCCGGTGTACTTGAACGCGCTCACCGGCCGCGGTGTGCATGTCATCACGGTGAATGATTACCTCGCACGACGCGACAGCGAGTGGATGGGCAGCTTGTACAAGTTCCTCGGCCTCACGGTCGGTTGCATTCAGAACGACCAGCCCAGCCACATCCGTCGCGAGCAGTATCAGGCCGACATCACTTATGGAACGAACAGCGAGTTCGGATTCGACTACCTGCGCGACAACGGCATGGCCTCCAGCAAGGAGCAGCAGGTGCAGCGCGGTCATTACTTTGCCATCGTGGATGAAGTGGACTCCGTGCTCATCGACGAGGCGCGTACGCCGTTGATCATCAGCGGCCCGGTCATGGCGGCGGAGAGCAATCATCAGTACGAGCGCTACAAGCCGCTCGTGGATCAGCTCGTGCGCCGTCAGAACACGCTGTGCAATCGTCTCATCACCGAGGCCAAGGAAGCCGCCGCCGCCGGGGTGCTGGAGCAGGCTGGTTTGAAACTTTTCCAGGTCCACATGGGCCAGCCGAAGAACCGTGCGCTTGCCCGTTGCATGGAAGAGCCGGAACTCCGTCGTGCGATGGAGAAGGCCGAGCTCTCGCTCTACGCCGACACGCAGAAGGTCGAGTTCTTCAAGCTCAAGGAGGAGCTGTACTACTTCATTGAGGAAAAGAGCCACGACGCCGATCTCACCGAGATGGGGCGCAATTTCCTCAGCCCCGATGAGCCGGACGCCTTCGTGCTGCCGGACATTGCCACCGTGTATTCCGAGATCGACGGCGACACCTCGCTTTCCGAAGAAGCCCGTCAGCGCAAGAAGACCGAGATGCAGGACCGCCTCTCTCATCAAGGTCAGCGCATTCATCAGATCAGCCAGCTTCTGCGCGCCTTCTGCCTGTATGAGAAGGATGTCGAGTACGTCGTCGAGGAGAACAAAGTCATCATCGTCGATGCGCAGACTGGCCGCAAGATGGCCGGTCGCCGCTGGAGCGATGGTTTGCATCAGGCTGTGGAAGCCAAGGAAGGCGTGCAGATCGACGCCGAGACGCAGACGCTCGCCACCATCACGATTCAGAACTACTTCCGCCTCTACATGAAGCTCGGTGGCATGACCGGTACGGCGGAAACGGACGCCGCCGAGTTCCATGACATCTACAATCTCGACGTGCTCACCATCCCGACGAATCGTCCGGTGAAGCGCAAGGATCACAACGACAGCATCTACAAGACCCGCCGCGAAAAGTTCGCCGCCGTGATCGACCTGATCCGCGAATTGAACGCCAAGGGCCAGCCGATCCTCGTCGGCACCGCCAGTGTCGAGGCCTCCGAAATGGTCTCCCGCATGCTCAAGCTGCAAAAGATCACGCACAACGTGCTCAATGCGAAGTACCACCGCCAGGAGGCTGAAATCGTCGCCCGCGCCGGTCATCGCAGTGCTGTGACGATCTCCACCAACATGGCCGGTCGTGGTACCGACATCAAACTGGGCGAAGGCGTCTCTGATCTCGGCGGTTTGTTCGTTCTGGCGACGGAACGCCATGAATCACGTCGTGTGGACCGCCAGTTGCGCGGTCGTAGTGCGCGTCAGGGCGATCCAGGCGAGAGCAAATTCTTCCTCAGCTTTGAAGACGATCTCATGCGCAACTTCGGCGCCGCTGAGCGCATGACGAAGATGATGGAGCGCTTCGGCATGAAGGAAGGCGAGGAGTTGCAGCACCCCTGGCTCAATCGTAGCGTCGAAACCGCGCAGAAGCGCGTCGAGCAGCGCAACTACGTCTGGCGCAAGCGCGTCCTCGAATACGATGACGTGATGAACCAGCAGCGCGAGGTCGTCTATGAATGGCGCAACGACGTGCTCAACAGCAACGACACCCGCATCCTCATCAATGAGGCCGTGGAGAAGGGCATCACCGAGCGTCTCAGCGTCTTCGTGCCGAAGGATGCCAAGGACGACAGCGAGGCCGATTACGACAACCTGCTCCAGTGGGTGAACACCACGTTCCCGATCGGCCTGCGCGAGTTCGACGACGCCTTCAAGGCGCTCGACTTCGACGCCAAGTCCGCGTGGTTGAAGGAGAAGATCCTCAATGCCTACGGCGTGAAGGTCGGCAACGCCAACCCGACGGCCTTGCAGGAGATCGAGAAGATGATCCTCCTCAATGCCATCGACCGCCTGTGGCAGGAGCATCTGTATGCGCTCGATGCCTTGAAGGAAGGCGTCAGCCTGCGCACCTACGGCCAGAAAGACCCGCTCATCGAGTTCAAGCAGGAGGCCTTCACGATTTTCGCGGAGCTGATGAACAACATCAACGGCGAAGTCCTCGGCAACCTCTTCCGCAGCACCCAGCAGCTTGCCGCGTTTGAGCAGTTCCTCGCCCAGATGGCCGCCCAGCAGAGCGGCGAGTCCGCAGCGCCGCAGCGCCGCCAGGAAGACGAGGAGGGAGGGGAAGAAGCTCCGCCCAATCCCGGCCGCGACGGTCCCCGCCTCATCATTCCCAGCGCCGGCTCGAACAAGCCCAAGCCCGACCACAGCAAGGTCGGCCGCAACGACCCCTGCCCCTGCGGCAGCGGCAAGAAGTTCAAGCAGTGCTGCGGGCGGATTGCGTGATGGGTCTGCCATGAAGTGGACCGGACACTCCGTGTGCGGTCATCTCCAGGCGTGGGTGAAAACCACATCCGCCAGCAGCGGTCCCGGCCGAATGGGCGGCTCTCCCATTTCTCGCGGGGGCGATACCGGACGGCGGAGCGGACACCCCGCGCCGCGCGGGGTATTCCATGGACGGCGCGGGGTCGATACCATTCGGCGCGGCAGCCATACCCTTTCGTCCGGGGAAGACCCCTTTCCTCTGACCACTGCCGTCGTCACTCCGAGGTCTGCATGTCAACGGCGATACCATGGCACCGCCGATGGTCGGAGTGCAGTGGGTGGATGGGCCAGGGTCTCATCTATTTTTTGCAGGAAGCCGCGCACATAGGCGGCGGAGAGAACCTGGCGTGTCCGCCATTGGGGCAGGGGCACATGCAACCCCTGGCCTTGGGCTGCCTGCTCCAGCATGCCTCTGGTATAAGGGAGCTCTCTGACTTTGGTGCTAATATCTTCCTCCGCCACCTGCATGGACCCAGCCTTGGCTTGGTACTCGCAATCAATGATGTAATATGCATAAGCGCATTTCCCGCCGACAATGCGCCCTTTAAGACCCCCAAGGACCGCCATTGGCGGGTCTGTCGTTGTTGAGAGGGCGATGGCATCCCAATCTGCGACCACCTGCAGCGCACCATCCTTTTCACGAAACACCTGGGTGTTCGCATACGATTGGGCTGGGTTCTTGGTCTGCGTCGTGGCGGCACATGAGCATAACAGGAGTGCGAGGAAGGCGTGGACGTATTTCATAGGGTATGAGGGTTGGCGCAATCTCGATCAGGCAGACAAGGAGCTTTCAGAGCACATATGAATGATTTTAGTGAGTGAGGGGCTTTGATGTCAAAACATTACTCGATCTAATGCCTAAATGTTCTGATCCCCGATCCCTGATCCCGGTTCCCACTCGCTTCGTCATTCCGCGCAAATCCATTCCACCTCTTGCCATCCCAACACACTTCCGCTTTCATCAGCGCAGCAACACTCCAGCACTCCATCTCTCCTGTTGCCACCCTCTCCGATGACCGCTCTCACCACTCCCACCGCCTTCATCGACCACTGGTCCAAGGCGGAGTCCAATGAGCGGGCGAACTCGCAATCCTTCCTCATCGGCCTCACGCAGCTCCTCGGCGTCCCGCCGCCCTCGCACAATCACGCGGACGGCTACAGCTTTGAGTATCCGGTGAAGGTGCCGGGCGGGCAGAGCACGAATTTCCTCGATCTCTACCGCCGTGCGCACTTCGTGCTCGAATCGAAGCAGTTCACCGCGCAGAAGCTGGAGCAGTCCGCCCTGGAAGCCGCCGCCATCGAGGCCGGGGCCATCGC contains:
- the secA gene encoding preprotein translocase subunit SecA, with the protein product MFNWIIKKIIGTKNQRTVRKLMPAVAEINRHEEQLQQEPEDALRERTQKWQAQFRAFHTPPFLGGVSLRIADEAAVDACLEQVEQYFAALKQHFQALEDDYIAQGRWRTAALDEKKTRIDRAREAWNAIQPDFAAIEQKMLNDILPEAYAVVKNAARRMCGSEIVVCDQPLGWNMIHFDVQLVGGVALHRGMIAEMATGEGKTLVGTLPVYLNALTGRGVHVITVNDYLARRDSEWMGSLYKFLGLTVGCIQNDQPSHIRREQYQADITYGTNSEFGFDYLRDNGMASSKEQQVQRGHYFAIVDEVDSVLIDEARTPLIISGPVMAAESNHQYERYKPLVDQLVRRQNTLCNRLITEAKEAAAAGVLEQAGLKLFQVHMGQPKNRALARCMEEPELRRAMEKAELSLYADTQKVEFFKLKEELYYFIEEKSHDADLTEMGRNFLSPDEPDAFVLPDIATVYSEIDGDTSLSEEARQRKKTEMQDRLSHQGQRIHQISQLLRAFCLYEKDVEYVVEENKVIIVDAQTGRKMAGRRWSDGLHQAVEAKEGVQIDAETQTLATITIQNYFRLYMKLGGMTGTAETDAAEFHDIYNLDVLTIPTNRPVKRKDHNDSIYKTRREKFAAVIDLIRELNAKGQPILVGTASVEASEMVSRMLKLQKITHNVLNAKYHRQEAEIVARAGHRSAVTISTNMAGRGTDIKLGEGVSDLGGLFVLATERHESRRVDRQLRGRSARQGDPGESKFFLSFEDDLMRNFGAAERMTKMMERFGMKEGEELQHPWLNRSVETAQKRVEQRNYVWRKRVLEYDDVMNQQREVVYEWRNDVLNSNDTRILINEAVEKGITERLSVFVPKDAKDDSEADYDNLLQWVNTTFPIGLREFDDAFKALDFDAKSAWLKEKILNAYGVKVGNANPTALQEIEKMILLNAIDRLWQEHLYALDALKEGVSLRTYGQKDPLIEFKQEAFTIFAELMNNINGEVLGNLFRSTQQLAAFEQFLAQMAAQQSGESAAPQRRQEDEEGGEEAPPNPGRDGPRLIIPSAGSNKPKPDHSKVGRNDPCPCGSGKKFKQCCGRIA